A single Anabrus simplex isolate iqAnaSimp1 chromosome 10, ASM4041472v1, whole genome shotgun sequence DNA region contains:
- the LOC137496876 gene encoding UPF0757 protein YmgG-like, protein MDQSLLFVLAALAVFCTALPVKNVENELPDTNSVEDSLRTGRNSTTAAEGRSGRGLAEAAASGSGAAVGGVLGGVAGVVGGIVAGEPGQRFASSAVGGVAGGTMGVLAGGAGGVIDGLVEGNLPAIFFGGVRGAVHGGVQGAETGQRVAVNASGARFHGHCPGPRCG, encoded by the coding sequence CGCTTCCTGTGAAGAACGTGGAGAATGAACTACCGGACACGAATTCTGTCGAAGACAGTCTGAGGACAGGAAGAAACTCCACGACTGCTGCAGAAGGACGATCTGGAAGAGGACTTGCAGAGGCCGCCGCTAGTGGTAGCGGCGCTGCGGTCGGCGGGGTGCTGGGCGGTGTCGCTGGAGTGGTCGGCGGTATCGTGGCGGGTGAACCAGGACAGCGGTTTGCATCCTCAGCTGTTGGAGGTGTTGCTGGAGGGACGATGGGAGTGTTGGCTGGAGGAGCAGGAGGAGTGATCGATGGACTGGTTGAGGGTAACCTGCCGGCGATCTTCTTCGGAGGAGTCAGAGGAGCGGTACATGGAGGTGTCCAGGGAGCTGAGACGGGGCAGAGAGTAGCGGTCAATGCATCCGGGGCCCGGTTCCACGGCCACTGTCCCGGACCTCGCTGTGGATAA